From one Halothece sp. PCC 7418 genomic stretch:
- a CDS encoding biotin--[acetyl-CoA-carboxylase] ligase: protein MMESYYWQEQVIPCYHFQELGSTNQTAWTLLEQGYTPPFVVTADRQTAGKGQWGRQWTSGEGGLYLSLLLAPEMSIEQPSHLTITSVFGVTELLCCYQIPVQIKWLNDIFLQGKKLGGVLTETRIRNQQLKAIVIGIGVNWCNLVPEMGITLKDYLDQSKIPNHFKLSSLLEQQSFVSNLPAQLINLTDLKYIVLTGLLWGYSCYAQEGLSNILPRYEARLLRSSHEKG, encoded by the coding sequence ATGATGGAATCTTATTATTGGCAAGAGCAAGTTATCCCTTGCTATCATTTCCAAGAGTTAGGCTCAACCAACCAGACCGCTTGGACGCTACTTGAACAAGGATACACGCCTCCCTTTGTCGTTACTGCTGATCGACAAACGGCGGGAAAAGGTCAATGGGGACGACAATGGACATCAGGAGAAGGCGGACTATATTTATCGTTGTTACTCGCCCCTGAGATGAGTATAGAACAACCGTCTCATCTGACGATTACCAGTGTTTTTGGAGTAACTGAACTTCTTTGTTGCTATCAGATTCCAGTGCAGATTAAGTGGTTAAACGATATCTTTCTACAAGGAAAAAAGTTGGGAGGAGTCTTAACAGAAACTCGCATTCGCAATCAACAATTGAAAGCCATTGTCATCGGGATTGGTGTTAATTGGTGTAACTTAGTTCCAGAGATGGGAATTACCTTAAAAGATTATTTAGACCAGAGTAAAATCCCAAATCATTTTAAGTTATCTTCTCTTCTAGAACAACAATCGTTTGTGTCCAATTTACCCGCGCAACTAATCAACTTAACAGACTTAAAATATATTGTTCTTACAGGTTTACTTTGGGGATACTCCTGTTATGCCCAAGAGGGTCTAAGCAACATTCTACCTCGATATGAAGCACGACTCCTCAGGTCATCCCACGAAAAGGGCTAA
- the argH gene encoding argininosuccinate lyase encodes MTQGNTWSDRFETALHPAIAQFNASIGFDLELLPYDIQGSITHAKMLAQTGIITQAEAQQLVQGLEQVLREYENGDFQPGVEEEDVHFAVEHRLTEIVGEVGKKLHTARSRNDQVGTDIRLYLRDKINKIREDLRQYQRALLNLAENHVETLIPGYTHLQRAQPISLAHHLLAYWEMAQRDWERLGDVAKRTNVSPLGCGALAGTTFPIDRQYTAKELGFTDIYRNSLDAVSDRDFAIEFINAASLIMVHLSRLSEEIILWASQEFSFVTLKDSCATGSSIMPQKKNPDIPELVRGKTGRVCGHLQALFLLMKGLPLAYNKDLQEDKEGLFDAVKTTQASLEAMTILLSEGIEFRRQRLQEAVAEDFSNATDVADYLANKGIPFREAYNLVGKVVKTSLAAGKLLKDLTLEEWKAIHPAFEEDIYTAITPQQVVSARNSEGGTGFQQVRYALSQAQSLMNEN; translated from the coding sequence GTGACACAAGGAAATACTTGGAGTGATCGTTTTGAGACAGCGTTACATCCCGCGATCGCGCAATTTAATGCCAGCATCGGCTTTGATCTTGAACTTTTACCCTACGATATTCAAGGGTCAATTACTCATGCCAAAATGCTCGCCCAAACGGGAATTATTACACAAGCAGAAGCACAACAGTTAGTGCAAGGCTTAGAACAAGTTTTAAGAGAGTATGAAAATGGAGACTTTCAACCAGGGGTAGAAGAAGAAGATGTCCATTTTGCCGTTGAACATCGCCTAACTGAGATTGTGGGTGAGGTGGGAAAAAAATTACATACCGCGCGATCGCGCAACGATCAAGTGGGAACAGACATCCGCTTGTATTTACGAGATAAAATTAATAAAATTCGGGAGGATTTACGTCAATATCAACGCGCTCTCTTAAATTTAGCCGAAAATCATGTTGAAACCCTGATTCCAGGTTATACTCATCTGCAACGAGCGCAACCGATTAGTCTCGCCCATCACTTACTCGCCTATTGGGAAATGGCGCAGCGAGACTGGGAACGTTTAGGAGATGTCGCAAAACGAACGAATGTTTCTCCCCTCGGTTGCGGAGCCTTAGCAGGGACAACCTTTCCCATTGACCGTCAATATACAGCAAAAGAATTAGGCTTTACCGATATCTATCGCAACAGTTTAGATGCCGTCAGCGATCGCGATTTTGCCATTGAATTTATCAATGCAGCCAGCTTAATTATGGTACATTTATCTCGGCTTAGTGAAGAAATTATCCTTTGGGCCTCGCAAGAATTTAGCTTTGTCACCCTTAAAGATAGCTGCGCCACAGGGTCAAGTATTATGCCCCAAAAGAAAAACCCCGATATTCCCGAATTAGTGCGAGGAAAAACAGGGCGGGTTTGTGGACATTTACAAGCCCTCTTCCTGCTGATGAAAGGCTTACCCTTAGCCTATAACAAAGACTTACAAGAAGATAAAGAAGGACTCTTTGACGCAGTAAAAACGACACAAGCCAGTTTAGAAGCGATGACAATTTTATTATCAGAAGGGATTGAGTTTCGCCGTCAACGCTTACAAGAAGCCGTCGCAGAAGACTTTTCTAACGCCACCGATGTTGCGGATTATCTTGCTAACAAAGGGATTCCTTTCCGAGAAGCCTATAACTTAGTCGGAAAAGTCGTTAAAACCAGTCTCGCAGCAGGGAAACTCTTAAAAGACCTGACTTTAGAAGAATGGAAAGCGATCCATCCCGCTTTTGAAGAAGATATTTATACCGCCATTACTCCTCAACAAGTCGTTTCCGCACGGAATAGCGAAGGTGGAACTGGGTTTCAACAAGTGCGTTACGCCCTCAGTCAAGCCCAGTCACTGATGAACGAAAATTGA
- a CDS encoding SpoIID/LytB domain-containing protein, giving the protein MVAISSVRQFLRAPIKPLLPSLLLWLLLFAPAQAATALRVVLKEDVKQVAVGSSSNAVIRDRAGNVLGEVKGMSGFRAESGNDKVRLGQWQSRQLEIDPKGEGYVWIGDRWYRGETKLIHDGSDLTVINEVNVEDYLYSVVGGEMVATWPLEALKAQAVAARSYALHKQQHSGSRLYDVKSTTASQVYKGIKSETPRTVEAVNTTQGQVLTHGGRPILAVFHSSSGGHTENVEDIWTRPLPYLRGVVDYDQTAPVYEWEKIVSNSEMARRLGNLGTIRSLIPQQTTPQGRIVKLKVVGDRATETISGNEFRKALNLRSTLFQVNSTPQGFLISGRGFGHGVGLSQWGAYYLAQQGANYRQILGHYYKQVKLALINTRVARN; this is encoded by the coding sequence ATGGTAGCCATATCTTCTGTGAGACAGTTTTTACGCGCCCCGATTAAACCTTTATTACCGAGTTTATTATTGTGGTTGCTCCTGTTTGCCCCAGCCCAAGCAGCGACCGCCCTGAGAGTGGTTTTAAAGGAAGATGTAAAACAAGTGGCTGTGGGGAGCTCAAGCAATGCCGTGATCCGCGATCGCGCTGGTAATGTCTTGGGAGAGGTAAAAGGCATGAGTGGGTTTCGCGCGGAAAGTGGTAATGACAAAGTCCGCTTAGGACAATGGCAAAGTCGTCAGTTAGAAATTGATCCCAAAGGAGAAGGCTATGTTTGGATCGGCGATCGCTGGTATCGGGGAGAAACGAAGTTAATCCATGATGGCTCAGATTTAACAGTTATTAATGAAGTGAATGTTGAAGATTATCTCTATAGTGTTGTCGGCGGGGAAATGGTGGCAACTTGGCCCCTCGAAGCCCTGAAAGCACAAGCGGTTGCAGCGCGATCCTATGCTCTCCACAAACAACAGCACTCTGGCAGTCGGCTCTATGATGTCAAGAGTACCACTGCCTCGCAGGTGTATAAAGGGATTAAAAGTGAAACCCCGCGAACAGTAGAAGCAGTAAACACGACTCAAGGACAAGTCCTGACTCATGGCGGTCGTCCGATTTTAGCGGTGTTTCATTCTTCTTCTGGGGGACATACGGAAAATGTGGAAGACATTTGGACTCGCCCTCTCCCCTATCTCAGAGGAGTTGTTGACTATGATCAAACTGCACCCGTCTATGAGTGGGAAAAAATAGTCTCCAACAGTGAAATGGCACGCCGTCTCGGAAACTTAGGGACGATTCGCTCTTTAATTCCTCAACAAACCACACCCCAAGGACGGATTGTAAAATTGAAAGTGGTCGGCGATCGCGCAACCGAAACCATTAGTGGGAATGAGTTTCGCAAGGCTCTGAACTTACGCAGTACGCTGTTTCAAGTGAATTCGACTCCACAAGGCTTTCTGATTTCTGGACGGGGCTTTGGTCATGGTGTGGGTTTAAGCCAATGGGGGGCGTATTATTTGGCGCAGCAAGGGGCAAACTACCGCCAAATTCTCGGACATTACTACAAACAGGTCAAACTTGCTCTGATTAATACCCGAGTGGCTAGAAATTAG
- a CDS encoding NIL domain-containing protein, whose product MKKRVTLTFPKNRVPMPVTYRLAKDFNVATNIIRAQVAPNRTSKLVVELLGDIDEIEAAIEWMGLQNITVSLASREIIIDEDSCVDCGLCTGVCPTQALTLDPETFKLNFTRSRCVVCEQCIPTCPVQAISTNF is encoded by the coding sequence ATGAAAAAACGAGTAACGCTAACCTTCCCGAAAAATCGAGTGCCGATGCCCGTGACGTATCGTTTAGCAAAAGACTTTAATGTCGCCACTAATATTATCCGCGCTCAAGTTGCCCCCAATCGGACCAGTAAGCTAGTGGTGGAGTTATTGGGGGATATTGATGAAATCGAAGCTGCGATCGAGTGGATGGGACTGCAAAATATTACGGTTTCCCTCGCCAGTCGAGAAATTATCATTGATGAAGACAGTTGTGTTGATTGTGGTTTATGTACGGGCGTGTGTCCCACACAGGCGTTAACGCTAGATCCAGAAACCTTTAAGCTCAACTTTACGCGATCGCGCTGTGTGGTTTGTGAACAATGTATTCCCACTTGTCCTGTACAAGCGATTTCCACTAATTTCTAG
- a CDS encoding thioredoxin family protein, whose product MTNNWSETTTLSTRIRNVLIAFAAVAISLTVFLGLQADTPSLSLESQAEEATPLEVALSNNQPTFLEFYANWCTSCQAMAKEIAELKQKYSGKINFVMLNVDNDKWLPEMLQYNVDSIPHFAFLSREGSAIASVIGEQPQSVLDSNLQALAADESLPYASKQGQRSRVGSPEPRQNPNADVQPRSHAR is encoded by the coding sequence ATGACAAACAATTGGTCAGAAACGACTACCCTAAGCACTCGCATTCGGAATGTTTTAATTGCCTTTGCTGCTGTTGCCATCAGCCTTACCGTCTTCTTAGGCTTACAAGCCGATACCCCTTCCCTATCCCTGGAAAGCCAAGCGGAAGAAGCAACCCCCCTAGAAGTGGCTCTCAGTAATAACCAACCCACATTTCTAGAGTTTTATGCGAACTGGTGTACCAGTTGCCAAGCCATGGCAAAAGAGATTGCCGAACTTAAACAGAAGTATAGCGGGAAGATTAACTTTGTCATGTTGAATGTGGATAACGATAAATGGTTACCTGAGATGCTGCAATATAACGTGGATAGCATCCCTCACTTTGCCTTTCTTTCTAGAGAAGGAAGCGCGATCGCGTCTGTGATCGGCGAACAACCTCAATCGGTTTTAGACAGCAATTTACAGGCTCTAGCAGCAGATGAGAGTCTCCCTTATGCCAGTAAACAAGGGCAGCGATCGCGCGTGGGATCGCCAGAACCTCGTCAAAACCCTAATGCTGACGTTCAGCCCCGCAGTCATGCCCGCTAA